One window from the genome of Williamwhitmania sp. encodes:
- a CDS encoding amino acid adenylation domain-containing protein, whose amino-acid sequence MQKNLIEYFDRVQKLHPNRAAVIEGDKSISFSQLGQDSKNVANRIIVAVEQVLNKPVAVFLPKGIESVVADLAITYSGNVYMNLDVKSPQLRIENILNLIQPVLILTNNANRERLSGISYKCTILCIDDIEASSSGDELIYRRLEAHIDTDPYCIINTSGSTGTPKGVVLNHRSFIDFTEWAIDTLHIKDNEIVGSLSPIVFDIYSFELCMLMAKGSTLVVLPDSLAAFPAKLLSIMQEQKVTFIFWVPTIMVNIANMDLLSKIALPVLKTVWFAGEVFPTKQFNQWKQQLPSTKFVNLYGPIEITLDCTYYVVERELKDNEPIPIGFPCKNSDVLILNESNQRVAIGEEGELCVRGSSLAMGYYNNPVKTAEAFVQNPLNSSYPEIIYRTGDIVSINERGEIEFKGRKDSLIKHMGYRIELGEIEHVIINTLKLVENGCVVYNFSKKEITLFFEAKGEISLAELKSKIATVFPKYMIPTVYMRLEEMPRNINGKIDRLFLNNSINNG is encoded by the coding sequence ATGCAGAAGAATCTAATTGAATATTTTGATAGGGTTCAAAAACTCCATCCTAATAGAGCTGCGGTTATTGAGGGAGATAAGAGCATTTCATTTTCACAGCTAGGCCAAGATTCTAAAAATGTTGCCAATAGAATTATCGTAGCGGTTGAGCAAGTGCTAAACAAACCGGTTGCAGTTTTTTTACCAAAAGGCATCGAAAGCGTTGTGGCCGATTTGGCCATTACATATAGTGGGAATGTTTACATGAACCTGGATGTAAAATCGCCTCAGCTGCGCATTGAGAACATTCTCAACCTGATTCAACCGGTATTAATACTTACCAATAACGCAAATCGAGAGAGGTTAAGCGGCATTTCCTATAAATGCACTATTCTTTGCATCGACGACATTGAAGCTTCCAGCAGTGGGGACGAATTGATTTATCGGAGGCTCGAAGCGCATATCGATACTGACCCATACTGCATAATAAACACCTCTGGATCCACCGGAACGCCCAAAGGGGTTGTGCTAAACCATAGGAGCTTTATTGACTTTACCGAATGGGCTATTGATACGTTGCATATTAAAGATAATGAGATAGTTGGTTCTCTTTCGCCAATTGTGTTTGATATTTATAGCTTTGAGCTATGCATGTTGATGGCCAAGGGAAGCACTCTTGTAGTTTTGCCCGATTCGTTGGCCGCATTTCCTGCCAAGTTATTGAGCATAATGCAAGAACAAAAGGTTACCTTCATTTTTTGGGTGCCAACCATTATGGTGAACATTGCCAATATGGACTTGCTGTCGAAAATTGCTTTACCCGTTCTAAAAACTGTTTGGTTTGCTGGTGAGGTTTTCCCCACCAAGCAGTTTAACCAATGGAAGCAGCAGTTGCCCAGCACCAAGTTTGTAAACCTGTATGGCCCCATCGAAATTACGCTCGATTGCACCTACTATGTTGTGGAGAGAGAGCTAAAGGACAATGAACCTATCCCCATTGGGTTTCCTTGCAAGAATAGTGATGTCCTCATCCTAAATGAGTCGAACCAACGTGTGGCTATTGGTGAAGAGGGAGAGCTATGTGTGCGTGGCTCCTCTTTGGCAATGGGATATTACAACAATCCCGTGAAAACAGCAGAGGCTTTTGTGCAGAATCCTTTGAATTCGTCCTATCCCGAAATTATCTATCGAACGGGAGATATTGTTTCAATTAATGAGCGTGGCGAAATTGAATTCAAGGGTCGAAAGGATAGCCTCATAAAACACATGGGATATCGAATTGAATTGGGTGAAATTGAGCATGTTATAATTAATACGTTGAAGTTGGTGGAGAATGGATGTGTGGTTTACAACTTTAGCAAGAAGGAGATCACCCTATTTTTCGAAGCCAAAGGGGAGATATCTCTTGCGGAATTGAAATCAAAAATTGCGACCGTTTTTCCAAAATACATGATACCAACTGTATACATGCGGCTAGAAGAGATGCCACGCAATATTAATGGCAAAATCGACCGACTTTTCTTAAATAACTCCATCAATAATGGATAG
- a CDS encoding GNAT family N-acetyltransferase, translated as MDRVSSLEVVQNANRRIRGKGKGFLTNYFGDLKKTNRWIDLGLLFSIESDDYACFFKKNSGFYSGYYFVANAAALNALLEKVWQKYPNDTFVFDNVGTKESLTEVAEVFESRDYSQYTQLHRMSRLEQQQATLAINASVEFATKNDLLEVKELLARYFDPLAEQLPLDGELLEWIEQNGVVVFRETHTIVGFAIFEIVGITGYLRYWFTHPLHRNKKVGSSLLHRFFEEARSTKRQLFWVISDNHNAIVRYEHYGFKSENLVDIVFVNNKALKYEKSGD; from the coding sequence ATGGATAGGGTAAGCTCCCTTGAGGTAGTTCAGAATGCAAATAGGCGCATTAGAGGCAAGGGGAAGGGCTTCTTGACCAACTATTTTGGTGATTTAAAAAAAACAAATCGCTGGATTGACCTTGGGCTTTTGTTTTCCATCGAAAGCGACGATTATGCCTGTTTCTTCAAGAAAAATAGTGGTTTTTATAGCGGCTATTACTTTGTGGCAAATGCCGCTGCACTTAATGCTTTACTAGAGAAAGTTTGGCAGAAATATCCAAACGATACATTTGTTTTTGATAACGTTGGAACCAAGGAGTCATTAACAGAGGTTGCTGAAGTTTTTGAGAGCAGGGACTACTCACAATACACGCAGCTTCATCGAATGTCAAGGCTCGAGCAGCAACAGGCAACTTTGGCAATAAATGCTTCTGTTGAGTTTGCAACAAAAAACGATTTGCTGGAGGTAAAAGAGTTACTTGCTCGTTACTTTGACCCTCTTGCCGAGCAGCTGCCGCTCGATGGTGAGTTGCTAGAATGGATAGAGCAAAATGGTGTTGTCGTTTTTAGGGAGACCCACACCATAGTTGGTTTTGCCATTTTCGAAATAGTTGGAATTACTGGCTACCTACGCTATTGGTTTACCCATCCGTTGCATAGGAACAAAAAGGTTGGATCTTCACTACTTCATCGTTTTTTTGAGGAGGCACGATCAACCAAGCGCCAGCTTTTCTGGGTAATTAGCGACAACCATAATGCAATTGTTCGCTATGAGCATTATGGTTTTAAAAGTGAGAATTTAGTCGATATTGTCTTTGTAAATAATAAAGCTTTGAAGTATGAAAAAAGTGGTGATTGA
- a CDS encoding phosphopantetheine-binding protein — translation MKKVVIDILTDLRPEFDFTEDVNFIEQGMLDSFDVVNLVTALDEHFKISIDGMDVLPENFATVDNIVNLLVKNGVKQ, via the coding sequence ATGAAAAAAGTGGTGATTGATATCTTAACGGACCTTCGGCCTGAGTTTGACTTTACTGAAGATGTTAATTTTATTGAACAAGGAATGCTCGATAGCTTCGATGTTGTAAATTTAGTAACTGCATTGGATGAGCATTTTAAGATATCTATTGATGGAATGGATGTATTGCCAGAAAATTTTGCCACGGTTGATAATATCGTAAATTTGCTAGTGAAAAATGGTGTGAAACAATGA
- a CDS encoding ketoacyl-ACP synthase III: MIFNYKNKAITGILTVLPSRVVRFEDEMENYNFSTAKSLKLKMAMGYNTHRIVNEDVTVSDLCIHGLTYLFDNDYLKKEEVDALILITQSPDYFMPPTSNVIQGRLGLKTDMVCLDINQGCAGYIVGLMQAFMLLEQESIKKVVVLNADILSRKVSKRDRNSNPLIGDGASITIVERSSKPTNIFTFLKMDGTGSDALMIPAGGFKLPSSPQTAEMQEDAAGNFRSLDNLVMKGDEVFNFVQREVPPMIEELCAHAGVNKNDIDWYLFHQPNRFMLNKLADKLEVPRDKMPSNIVENFGNSSGASIPTVITHNIGDKLTNDSLLVCLAGFGVGLTWASMILHLENLTFVKQIDF, translated from the coding sequence ATGATCTTTAACTATAAAAACAAGGCGATTACAGGTATTCTTACTGTTCTGCCTTCAAGAGTTGTTCGTTTTGAGGATGAGATGGAGAACTACAACTTCTCCACGGCAAAGTCGCTTAAGCTCAAGATGGCAATGGGCTATAACACCCATCGAATTGTTAACGAAGATGTGACTGTTTCCGATCTATGCATTCACGGACTTACTTACCTTTTCGATAATGATTATCTGAAAAAGGAGGAGGTTGATGCCCTTATTTTGATAACCCAATCGCCCGACTACTTTATGCCACCCACCAGCAATGTAATTCAGGGACGGTTGGGCTTAAAAACCGATATGGTTTGCCTCGATATCAACCAAGGGTGTGCTGGATATATTGTTGGCCTTATGCAAGCATTCATGCTTTTGGAGCAAGAATCCATTAAGAAGGTGGTTGTGCTTAATGCCGATATTCTGAGCCGTAAGGTATCGAAAAGAGATCGAAATAGTAATCCACTAATTGGCGACGGAGCCTCTATTACCATTGTTGAGCGTAGCAGTAAGCCAACGAATATCTTCACTTTTCTTAAAATGGATGGAACAGGATCTGATGCACTGATGATTCCAGCGGGTGGTTTTAAATTACCCTCTAGTCCACAGACTGCTGAGATGCAAGAAGATGCTGCTGGTAATTTTCGATCGTTGGACAATCTTGTAATGAAAGGGGATGAGGTATTTAATTTCGTTCAACGTGAAGTACCACCGATGATTGAAGAGCTTTGTGCTCACGCAGGCGTTAATAAAAATGATATTGACTGGTATCTGTTTCATCAACCCAATAGGTTTATGTTGAATAAGTTGGCTGATAAGTTGGAGGTGCCTCGCGATAAAATGCCCAGCAACATTGTTGAAAACTTTGGGAACTCCAGCGGTGCTTCCATTCCAACTGTTATAACCCATAATATTGGCGACAAACTTACTAATGACTCCCTATTGGTTTGTCTAGCCGGTTTTGGCGTAGGTTTAACCTGGGCTTCCATGATACTACATCTTGAGAACCTGACGTTTGTTAAGCAAATTGATTTTTAA
- a CDS encoding phosphopantetheine-binding protein: MDKFKAQMAEILEVDDFNLSDELKSFECWDSLTILSIIAFAGDSYNVALSANDVIGSKTVGGLYELINSKK, encoded by the coding sequence ATGGATAAGTTTAAAGCACAGATGGCTGAAATTCTTGAAGTTGATGATTTTAATTTGAGTGATGAACTTAAGTCGTTTGAATGTTGGGATTCATTAACCATACTTTCAATTATTGCCTTTGCAGGCGATAGCTATAATGTTGCTTTGTCGGCAAACGATGTTATTGGATCGAAAACAGTTGGAGGTCTTTACGAACTGATTAATAGCAAAAAATAG
- a CDS encoding SDR family oxidoreductase — translation MSSFNPFSLEGRRILVTGAASGIGKATSIMLSKLGAKLLLIDINREGLLETKQLCSTDDQILAFDLVDFPKLKAEVLEMVLNFGKLNGVVHLAGKSYIAPLKSISEEKCFDVFTLNTYSALELAKLFINRNIYAGEKGSIVLVSSVYGIVGSPANVGYAMSKSALLGITKSLAMELAGKGIRVNCVAPGFVKTNMLNSASELFDANYAETLNRLHPLGIGEPDDVASSIAYLLSDAAKWVTGAVFNIDGGFTAQ, via the coding sequence GTGAGCAGCTTTAATCCCTTTTCTCTTGAAGGTCGACGCATACTAGTTACTGGTGCTGCCTCGGGTATTGGCAAGGCCACAAGCATTATGCTTTCAAAGCTTGGTGCCAAGCTTTTGCTTATCGATATAAATCGAGAAGGTTTGCTGGAAACCAAGCAGCTCTGTAGCACTGACGATCAAATATTAGCCTTCGACCTTGTCGATTTTCCCAAGCTAAAGGCTGAAGTGTTGGAAATGGTTTTAAACTTTGGCAAGCTGAACGGAGTAGTGCACCTAGCCGGCAAGTCATATATTGCTCCGTTGAAATCGATAAGCGAGGAAAAGTGTTTTGACGTTTTTACCCTTAATACATACTCGGCCCTTGAATTGGCTAAGTTATTTATTAACAGGAACATTTATGCGGGCGAGAAGGGCTCTATCGTATTGGTTTCGTCCGTTTATGGAATTGTGGGATCTCCCGCAAATGTGGGTTATGCCATGAGTAAGTCTGCCTTGCTCGGAATAACAAAATCGCTTGCAATGGAGTTGGCAGGTAAGGGGATTAGAGTAAACTGTGTTGCTCCTGGATTTGTGAAGACCAACATGCTAAATTCGGCAAGTGAACTTTTTGATGCCAACTACGCAGAAACATTAAACCGCTTACATCCTTTGGGTATTGGAGAACCGGATGACGTTGCCAGCTCCATTGCTTATCTGCTTTCGGATGCCGCAAAATGGGTGACTGGGGCTGTTTTCAATATCGATGGCGGGTTTACTGCACAATAG